In the Acidobacteriota bacterium genome, GGCAGTAGTCGGTGCGTCCGACCTCGAACCATACCAGGTAATTGGCGTGATAGGCCACGCCCATCTGATCGGTCTCTGAGTAGCGCACCCTCATCTTAGAATCGCAGTAGTCCATACTTCTCCTCGCTGGCGGCGCCAGGGCGCCTTCCCCAAGTACAGACCCTATGGTAATTTGCTTGCATGACGCAGAAAAAGCCTCCGGTCGAACTGGACATGGAGTGGAAAGGCGGAATGCGTTTCCAGGCCGTCGATGGGCAGGGCGTGACGCTGCATCTGGACGGTGACGGCCAGAGAGGCTTCTCGCCCATGAAGGGGTTGTTGGCCTCGCTGTGCGGCTGCATGGCCATCGACGTGGTCATGATCCTGCAGAAGATGCGCCTGCCCCTGCGAGGTTTGGAGGTTTCGGCCAGGGGCATACGCAACGACACCGAGCCCCGCTATTTCAAGCGCCTCAGCCTCGATTTCCGCTTCAGCGGAGAGGTGCCGCAAGAGAAGGCCGAGCGAGCCGTCCGCCTCTCTTTCGACAAGTACTGCAGCGTCTTCCACACCCTTCGCGACGATATCGACGTCAGCCACAGCATAACGGTGGAGTCCTAAGACCCGCCATCGCATTGCCTCAAAAGGAGGACCGATTTCATGTCTCCTATGACACTCTTGACCCGCTGCCTGCTGGCCCTCGTGCTGCTGACGAGTTGGGCCGCGCCCGCCGCCGCTCAGCAGGAGAGCGTCAAGCCCGGCATCAACGAAAGCTGGAAGAGCGACGACATCGATCCGCTCATCGGCCGCTTGGAGGCCGAGGACCGCGAGATCTACGCTCACCGCTCCGCCATTGCCACCCTGGTGGGTCCTCCCCCTGGAAGCGTCGTGGCGGACGTGGGGGCGGGATCGGGCTTCATGGTCGAGGAGTTCGCCCGCCTGGTGGGACCGCAAGGCAAGGTCATCGCCCTCGACATCAACGCCGCCATGATGCGGCACGTGAGCGAAGAGGCGGCCGAGAAAGGACTCGACAACGTGGTGGCCAGGGTAAGCGGAGAACGGGAGGTGACGCTCGAGCCCCAGTCGGTCGACATCGTCTTCATCAGCGACACCTACCATCACTTCGAATATCCCCAGAGCATGATGGAGTCGATCCATCGGGCGCTGCGCCCGGGGGGACAGTTGATCGTGGTCGACTTCGAGCGCATCGAGGGCCAATCCGAGGACTGGGTGCTGCAGCATGTGCGGGCCGGACGCGAAGTCTTCAGGCAGGAGATCGAAGCTGCGGGATTCCAACTGGTGGGCGTCCACGCCGCCAGTTTTCTGAAACAGAACTACGTGCTGCGCTTCCTTAAGAAATGAAGATTCCCCTTTATCAGATCGACGCCTTCACCGACCGCCCCTTCGCCGGCAATCCCGCCGCTGTCTGCCCTCTTGAAGAGTGGCTCGAGGACGAGGTGATGCAGTCGGTGGCGGCCGAGAACAACCTCTCCGAGACGGCCTTCTTCGTGCCTGAAGCGGACGCCTGCCATCTGCGCTGGTTCACTCCCGAGATGGAAGTGGAACTGTGCGGGCACGCCACCCTGGCCTCGGCCTGGGTGCTGTGGAACCGGCTGGGCCTGGAGGCGCCCGTCATCTCCTTCCGGACCCTGTCGGGGACGCTTACCGTAGAGCGCCTGGAAAACGGCCTGCTGGCCATGACGCTGCCGGCGGCGCTTCCCCGCACCAGCTTCAAAACGCCTCCACAGCTCAAGGAAGGCCTGGGCGCCGAACCTCAGGAGATCCTGGTTGCGCCCTACGGAAGCGAGCGCAACTTCCTGGCGCTCTTCGCCCAACCCTCTCAAGTGGCCGACTTGCGTCCCGACTTCCCCGCCCTGGCTCAGATGGAGAAAACGGGCGTCATCGCCACCGCCCCCGGCGGTCAGGGCGACTATGCCGACTGCGACTTCGTTTCCCGCTACTTCGCCCCGGGATTCGGCATCGACGAAGATCCGGCCACCGGTTCGGCCCACGCTACCCTGGCCCCCTTCTGGGCTTCGCGGCTGGGCCGGGATGAACTCTTCGCCCGCCAAATTTCCAGGCGAGAGGGCAAGATCTGGTGCCGCACCGAAGGCGACCGGGTGGTGGTGATGGGTCAGGCCGTCTGCGTCATCGAGGGCTCGGTAGAGCTTTCCTGAAGAATGGCGCCAACCCGATGCGTGGTAGCATGTCGAATTGATGAACAGGCCGAGGATCAGGCTCCGCACCCTGCTGCTGATTGCGGCCATCATGGCCTTTCTTCACGGCCAAAGCGAAGTACCGCCTTCCTTCAGCTTCCGCGACGCGGCCGCCCAGGCCGGACTGGACCAACTGACCGTCTACGGCGGACGCGACACCAACAAGTACCTGCTGGAGACCACGGGCTGCGGGGCGGCCTTGATCGACTACGACAACGACGGAGACCTCGACGTCTACCTGGTCAACGGCTCACGGCTGGAAGGCTATCCGCAGGGGAAGGCTCCCACCGGACACTTCTACCGCAACCGGGGCGACGGCACTTTCGAAGACGTCACCGAGGCATCGGGTCTGGCGGTGGCGGGCTGGGGACAGGCCGCCTGCGTCGGCGATTACGACAACGACGGCTGGGAAGACCTCTTCCTGACCTTCTACGGCCAGAACCGTCTCTTCCGTAACCGCTCCGACGGCACCTTTCAGGAGGTCACCGAAAAGGCCGGCCTGGCCCAGGACCGCCTGCGCTGGAACGTGGGATGTTCCTTTCTGGACGGAGACAACGACGGTCATCTCGACCTTTTCGTGGGCAACTACATCGATCTCGACCTGGAAACCGCACCCACCCCCGACTCCGGCGCCTGCCGCTATAAGGGCGTTCCGGTGGCCTGCGGCCCTCCCGGACTGCAAGGCGGCACCAACCTCTACTACCGCAACCGGGGCGACGGCACTTTCCAGGACGCCTCCCGATCCTCGGGCATCGCCGCCGCCAACGGCACCTATGCACTGGGGGCGGTGACCGCCGATTTCAACAACGACGGCTGGATGGATATTTACGTGGCCAACGACAGCAATCCGGCGGCCCTTTATCAAAACCAGGGCGATGGAAAGTTTCAGGACTTGGGCATCCTGGCCGGGGTGGCTTTCAGCCAGGACGGCAAGCCTCAGGCCGGAATGGGCGTCTCGGCGGGAGACGTCGACAACGACGGCGATATCGATCTCTTCAAGACCAACTTCGCCGAAGACACCGTCAACCTCTATCTCAACAGCAATCAGGGTTTCTTCGAAGACGCGACCTTCAAGGCCGGGCTGGGGATCAACACCCGTTTTTTGGGATGGGGCTGCGGACTGCACGACTTCGACAACGACGGCTGGCTGGATATCTTCGAGGTCAACGGCCACGTCTATCCCGAGGTCCTCAACCTGGGGGACTCGACCTCTTACCAACAGCGCAAGGTGATCTACCGCAACCTGCGCAACGGACGCTTCGAGGACGTCTCGGAGAAAGTGGGCAGCGCTGTCATGCAGCCCCGAGCTGGAAGGGGAGCGGCTTTCGGCGACATCGACAACGACGGCGACATCGACGTCGTGGTCAACAACGTCCACCAGCGTCCCAGCCTCTACCTCAACGAGGTGAAGGCGCCCCACAACTGGGTTCAAGTGCGTCCCCTGGGCAGCGCTTCCAACAAGAGCGGCATCGGGGCCCGCGTCCGCCTGCGGGCGGGCGGACTGACCCGAGTCGACGAAGTGCGCAGCGGCGGCAGCTACTACTCGCAAAACCAACTGCGCCTGCACTTCGGATTGGGAATGGCGGAGAAGATCGATTGGATGGAGATTCGCTGGCCCGGAGGCAAAACCCAGAGGTTCGAAGACCTGCCCCTCAACCGAATCCTCTACGTCGTCGAGGGCCAGCAGCAGGTCTACCAGGCCCATCCAGGGGCGCAGCGAAAAGCCCCCGCGTCGACTCCTGACTAGCGCTGCCGGTCATAACTTCCAAGCCAGGGCCCTCCGTTCTTGTCCCTGACAGGGACAGATTCGCCAGCCCAAGGGTCAGCCGCGGCGGGCGCCAGCGAGACGACGGCGCCACCCTGGGTTTCAGACGGCCGAAAGCGTGGAATAACGCGGACAGGGGTGGTCAAAACTCCTGGCGCGCTGCAGTAGCGCACATCAACTTGTGGGGACGATGTTGAAGGTGCCCGAGACGCTCAAGTCTTGACCGGTGATGTGATCTTCGACTTCGACCTCGATGCTGTATTTCCCCTCGGGAAGATCCTTGAGCGGCAGACCCTTCACCAGCACCACCCGCTGGTCGGAATAAAAGAAAAGCGAAGTCCCCGCCACGTCTTCGATCTCGTGAACCGCCTGGCCGTCGCGCAAGATGCGGTAGGTGACGCCCAGGGCCGGACTCCGGGTGGTTTGATCGAGGGCGGCATTGTAGACCTGCATGTAAAGGCCCAGCGTGCCGCCCTGGGGGAAATTGCGGGTCAGGGTAGGACGCACGATGAGATCGCCCAGGATGAACTGCTGCTCCTCGAAATCGGCCGGGACGGTATCGGCCTGGCGGATATAGTCGGCCACCACCAGCGAGCTCGAGTCCAGGCTCTCGCCCTCGGCGGCGGGAGGCGTGATGCCCTGGTTGACGACGCCGATCTTGGCCCCGTTGACGTCCTTGGCCACCAGCGTGAGCTTATAGCGCATGCGTCCTTTGAGGGGCAGCAGCTTCTGGAAGAGGGTGCGGCCCGTGCGGCCCTTCTCGATGTCGCCGGGAGCGAAAGAGGCGATCAAATCCTCCTCGAATTCGGCTACCACCTTGTTGGTGATGGTGGAAACGATGCCGTAGACCACGATCTTGGCCACGTAATTGCCGTTTTCCATCTGAAAGGAGAGCTCCCGGTTGGGGAACTCGACCGTCACCGGCACCAGGTAGCGGTCTCCCGAGATGCGGAAGTAGTCCTCTTGCACCCGGTAGGGCAGGTCGTCGTAGTTGACGCTGGCGGAGACGGCCTGCTTGAGGTCGTCGTACTTCAAGTCGGTGGGCTGCTTGACGCGGGTGAAGGTCTCGTAGCGGGCGAAGACCGAGTCCTGAGCGCGGTGGTGCATCATGGGATAGAGTTCCCGCGAACCTCCCGAGCGCAGTTGAGTGGTGATGCGGAAGTTGCGGTCGGCCATTCCGATGTTCTCGGCCCTGGTGTTGCCGTGGCCGGGAATGTAGAGGAACAGGTCCTTCTCGTTGGGATCGAGAGCCAGACGGTATTCGCCCGTCCAGGTGCGGTCGACGAACTCCAGCTCGATGTTGTCTCCGATTCCGGGCAGATGACGGTACCACCAGCGTTCGAAGGGATAGGTGGCGGTGGCGCCTCCGCCTTCGCTGAAGCGGCGCTCGTAGCCGCCTCCCGAGGGATTGCGCTCGATCTCGTCGGGGGCACCGTGAATGATGTAGATCCGTCCGCGATCGGTCTTCCAGCCGGCGAAGCCGCTCTTGAAGTGGTCGTTGGCGTAGGCGATCCGCCGGTAGTGCTCTTCCTTGTACTCGTTGCCGGGAGTGCGGGGATCGGGATCGCGGCGCAGCCAGAACTGCTCGATGAACTGCTCTTTTTCCTCGGCCGTCTGCAGCTTCTCAAAGATCTCCTTCTCAGCTTCG is a window encoding:
- a CDS encoding OsmC family protein gives rise to the protein MTQKKPPVELDMEWKGGMRFQAVDGQGVTLHLDGDGQRGFSPMKGLLASLCGCMAIDVVMILQKMRLPLRGLEVSARGIRNDTEPRYFKRLSLDFRFSGEVPQEKAERAVRLSFDKYCSVFHTLRDDIDVSHSITVES
- a CDS encoding class I SAM-dependent methyltransferase — encoded protein: MSPMTLLTRCLLALVLLTSWAAPAAAQQESVKPGINESWKSDDIDPLIGRLEAEDREIYAHRSAIATLVGPPPGSVVADVGAGSGFMVEEFARLVGPQGKVIALDINAAMMRHVSEEAAEKGLDNVVARVSGEREVTLEPQSVDIVFISDTYHHFEYPQSMMESIHRALRPGGQLIVVDFERIEGQSEDWVLQHVRAGREVFRQEIEAAGFQLVGVHAASFLKQNYVLRFLKK
- a CDS encoding PhzF family phenazine biosynthesis protein, whose protein sequence is MKIPLYQIDAFTDRPFAGNPAAVCPLEEWLEDEVMQSVAAENNLSETAFFVPEADACHLRWFTPEMEVELCGHATLASAWVLWNRLGLEAPVISFRTLSGTLTVERLENGLLAMTLPAALPRTSFKTPPQLKEGLGAEPQEILVAPYGSERNFLALFAQPSQVADLRPDFPALAQMEKTGVIATAPGGQGDYADCDFVSRYFAPGFGIDEDPATGSAHATLAPFWASRLGRDELFARQISRREGKIWCRTEGDRVVVMGQAVCVIEGSVELS
- a CDS encoding CRTAC1 family protein, yielding MNRPRIRLRTLLLIAAIMAFLHGQSEVPPSFSFRDAAAQAGLDQLTVYGGRDTNKYLLETTGCGAALIDYDNDGDLDVYLVNGSRLEGYPQGKAPTGHFYRNRGDGTFEDVTEASGLAVAGWGQAACVGDYDNDGWEDLFLTFYGQNRLFRNRSDGTFQEVTEKAGLAQDRLRWNVGCSFLDGDNDGHLDLFVGNYIDLDLETAPTPDSGACRYKGVPVACGPPGLQGGTNLYYRNRGDGTFQDASRSSGIAAANGTYALGAVTADFNNDGWMDIYVANDSNPAALYQNQGDGKFQDLGILAGVAFSQDGKPQAGMGVSAGDVDNDGDIDLFKTNFAEDTVNLYLNSNQGFFEDATFKAGLGINTRFLGWGCGLHDFDNDGWLDIFEVNGHVYPEVLNLGDSTSYQQRKVIYRNLRNGRFEDVSEKVGSAVMQPRAGRGAAFGDIDNDGDIDVVVNNVHQRPSLYLNEVKAPHNWVQVRPLGSASNKSGIGARVRLRAGGLTRVDEVRSGGSYYSQNQLRLHFGLGMAEKIDWMEIRWPGGKTQRFEDLPLNRILYVVEGQQQVYQAHPGAQRKAPASTPD
- a CDS encoding GWxTD domain-containing protein; the encoded protein is MDRRLFLVPVILLWTFSLAAQDDERARQEESTDYYKKWLDEDVQYIITEAEKEIFEKLQTAEEKEQFIEQFWLRRDPDPRTPGNEYKEEHYRRIAYANDHFKSGFAGWKTDRGRIYIIHGAPDEIERNPSGGGYERRFSEGGGATATYPFERWWYRHLPGIGDNIELEFVDRTWTGEYRLALDPNEKDLFLYIPGHGNTRAENIGMADRNFRITTQLRSGGSRELYPMMHHRAQDSVFARYETFTRVKQPTDLKYDDLKQAVSASVNYDDLPYRVQEDYFRISGDRYLVPVTVEFPNRELSFQMENGNYVAKIVVYGIVSTITNKVVAEFEEDLIASFAPGDIEKGRTGRTLFQKLLPLKGRMRYKLTLVAKDVNGAKIGVVNQGITPPAAEGESLDSSSLVVADYIRQADTVPADFEEQQFILGDLIVRPTLTRNFPQGGTLGLYMQVYNAALDQTTRSPALGVTYRILRDGQAVHEIEDVAGTSLFFYSDQRVVLVKGLPLKDLPEGKYSIEVEVEDHITGQDLSVSGTFNIVPTS